A single region of the Podospora pseudopauciseta strain CBS 411.78 chromosome 1, whole genome shotgun sequence genome encodes:
- a CDS encoding hypothetical protein (MEROPS:MER0030137; COG:O; COG:T; EggNog:ENOG503NW2Z) yields the protein MAQAPNGRARLSFCLVNCSPHHLQLSLILPPTILCLSPNEIEVTTKLASKYTPKEAISIFFDPEAITNRRSTTMANQAGGANELLSVQKSSDSGLQIILHPLPILEISDFITRGYQRNYKGAVVGGLLGQQNGREITIEHSFSIKSVKKEEDGGVYELDEEWFRQRLDQMKLVHKSPQLDLVGWYALVPKSGPTVLHLPIHRQISTVNESAVLLGFHLEDMLSPAAGDPLPITIYESNMEAEGEDKEMKDSENPTNMVLRFRKLPYATETGEAEMIGMQFIREGGANASADDTPVETKNIAEQFEQKIAVTDGKGKRRAVMTSGSVSKNPVSPSKGKGKQKDEPSSSPPQAEPPNPDINLTRSESEYMAALQAKFNAIKMLKSRIALIITYLQRLPPTFTEGKQTTQEASDAARASGGQYTIPSNNILRHIQSLVTNIDLVTPAEQAALRKEMLQETNDVKLISLISDLLTSVAEVKEAGKKFSILESSKQTRGPRGGVGYGGPVGDKSNDYELTGSYSPIHSRGHAEFGTTGSVSQEFGGASDMLHNLSD from the exons atggcccaagctcccaaCGGCAGGGCAAGGCTGAGCTTCTGCCTTGTGAATTGCTCCCCGCATCATCTCCAGCTCTCCCTAATTCTTCCACCAACAATCTTGTGTTTGTCTCCCAACGAAATCGAAGTAACTACCAAACTTGCTTCCAAATACACGCCCAAAGAAGCCATAAGTATTTTTTTCGACCCAGAAGCGATCACGAACCGAAGAAGCACCACCATGGCGAACCAGGCAGGAGGGGCCAACGAGCTGCTATCCGTCCAGAAGTCATCAGACTCCGGTCTCCAAATCATTCTTCACCCACTCCCGATCCTTGAGATTTCCGACTTTATTACCAGAGGTTACCAAAGGAACTACAAGGGcgccgttgttggtggacTTCTTGGTCAGCAAAATGGCCGCGAGATCACTATTGAGCACAGTTTCAGCATCAAGTcagtgaagaaggaggaggatggtggtgtctACGAGCTCGATGAAGAATGGTTCAGGCAAAGATTGGATCAAA TGAAACTTGTCCACAAATCACCACAGCTCGACCTGGTAGGCTGGTATGCCCTCGTGCCCAAGTCGGGCCCAACAGTCCTCCACCTGCCAATCCACCGCCAAATCAGCACTGTCAACGAGTCCGCCGTATTGTTAGGATTCCATCTGGAGGACATGCTTTCTCCCGCGGCTGGGGACCCGCTTCCAATCACGATATATGAGTCGAACATGGAGGCCGAAGGTGAAGATAAGGAGATGAAGGATTCCGAAAACCCAACCAACATGGTTCTCCGCTTCCGCAAACTTCCCTACGCAACTGAGACTGGAGAGGCCGAGATGATAGGCATGCAGTTCATTCGTGAGGGTGGCGCCAACGCTTCGGCAGATGATACCCCAGTCGAAACCAAAAACATCGCTGAGCAATTTGAGCAAAAGATCGCCGTGACGGATGGCAAGGGCAAGCGTAGGGCCGTTATGACCTCTGGTTCCGTTTCGAAGAACCCAGTCAGTCCGAGTAAAGGCAAGGGGAAACAAAAGGACgagccctcctcttccccaccGCAGGCCGAGCCACCCAATCCcgacatcaacctcaccaggTCAGAGTCAGAGTACATGGCTGCGCTCCAAGCAAAGTTCAATGCTATCAAGATGCTCAAATCACGTATCGCTTTGATCATCACCTATCTGcaacgcctccctcccacttTCACGGAAGGAAAGCAAACCACACAGGAAGCTTCTGATGCTGCTCGTGCCTCTGGCGGCCAATACACGATTCCCTCGAATAACATACTCCGGCACATTCAGTCGCTGGTCACCAACATTGACCTTGTCACCCCTGCTGAACAGGCTGCTTTGCGAAAGGAAATGCTGCAGGAGACCAACGATGTAAAACTCATCTCTTTGATCTCTGACTTGTTGACCAGCGTCGCTGAGGTCAAGGAGGCAGGTAAAAAGTTCAGCATCCTGGAGTCATCAAAACAAACACGTGGACCgagaggtggtgttgggtaTGGCGGGCCAGTGGGAGACAAGAGCAATGACTATGAATTAACCGGTTCCTATAGCCCTATTCATTCGAGGGGACATGCTGAGTTTGGCACGACAGGGTCTGTTTCACAAGAGTTTGGTGGTGCCTCCGATATGCTTCACAACCTCTCTGATTAA